In Choloepus didactylus isolate mChoDid1 chromosome 18, mChoDid1.pri, whole genome shotgun sequence, a single genomic region encodes these proteins:
- the C18H17orf113 gene encoding transmembrane protein C17orf113 homolog isoform X1, with protein MVPVSLAGCPCCLPPNSPGQGRCLCMYVGRDGARGQEHLDGGGGYPAQRAGMVPPGKKPAGEASNSNKKCKRYFNEHWKEEFTWLDFDYERKLMFCLECRQALVRNKHGKAENAFTVGTDNFQRHALLRHVTSGAHRQALTVNQGQPTFEGLAEGGGAYPGLATTPTSRGVKVEVDPAKVAVLTTVYCMAKEDVPDDRCSALLELQRFNLCQALLGMEHGDSYSPRRVRDMQVAIASVLNTEDCQRLKASPYVGLVLDETRDWPESHSLALFATLVSPCDGQPATTFLGSVELQEGEATAGQLLDILQDFGVSAPKLAWLSSSLPRDRLGGVGLQLQATCPLLTELHCLPGRTDSGPPAYLGEYENVLDALFRLHGGPGSHMVPELRAALDLAAIDLAGPRPVPWASMLPVVEAVAEAWPRLVPTLEAAAPASPTAGALALALRQFTFVAFTHLLLDALPSVHKLALVLQPEEPDLALLQPLVMAAAASLQAQHSSGGAHLQGFLQELASSGSDGGNGHCTYRGVELAGYSEAAIRSFERLQGAFLDSMRRGLQDSYPGPSLDAVAAFAVIFDPRRYPQAREELGAHGEGELRVLLRAFAPAVVRQRALGDFPLFKRVVCSLGRLGPRALCARLVCAYSELHELFPDFAALAALALTLPAGAGLLDKIGRSRELRWWGQAGGGEGRGCHVVKIAVDGPPLHEFDFGLAVEFLESGWGEGILGVQLP; from the exons ATGGTCCCTGTTAGCCTGGCAGGCTGCCCCTGCTGCCTACCTCCCAACTCCCCTGGCCAAGGGAGGTGCCTCTGTATGTATGTGGGGAGGGATGGGGCTAGGGGGCAAGAGCATttagatgggggtggggggtacccTGCCCAGCGAGCAGGAATGGTGCCCCCGGGGAAGAAACCAGCCGGAGAGGCCTCCAACTCCAACAAGAAGTGCAAGCGTTATTTCAACGAGCACTGGAAAGAGGAGTTTACCTGGCTAGACTTTGACTATGAGCGGAAGCTGATGTTTTGCCTCGAGTGCCGCCAGGCCCTGGTGAGGAACAAGCATGGCAAAGCTGAGAACGCCTTCACCGTGGGCACCGACAACTTCCAGCGCCACGCCCTGCTGCGCCACGTTACCTCGGGAGCCCACCGCCAGGCTCTGACTGTCAACCAGGGCCAGCCCACTTTCGAGGGCCTGGCTGAGGGTGGAGGGGCCTACCCAggcctggccaccacccccacTTCTAGAGGCGTCAAGGTGGAGGTGGACCCAGCCAAAGTGGCCGTGCTGACCACCGTATACTGCATGGCCAAGGAGGACGTGCCCGATGACCGCTGCTCTGCCCTGCTCGAGCTGCAGAGGTTCaacttgtgccaggcactgctgggCATGGAGCATGGTGATTCCTACAGCCCCAGGCGGGTGAGAGACATGCAG GTGGCCATTGCCAGTGTCTTGAACACAGAGGACTGCCAGCGCCTGAAAGCATCCCCATATGTGGGGCTGGTGCTAGACGAGACCAGAGACTGGCCTGAGTCCCATAGTCTGGCCCTGTTTGCCACTTTAGTGTCCCCCTGTGATGGCCAGCCTGCCACCACCTTTCTGGGCAGCGTGGAGCTGCAGGAGGGTGAGGCCACCGCTGGCCAACTACTGGACATCCTGCAGGACTTTGGTGTGTCTGCACCCAAGCTGGCCTGGCTCAGCTCCAGCCTGCCCAGGGACCGCCTGGGGGGTGTGGGCCTGCAGCTCCAGGCCACCTGCCCACTGCTCACCGAGCTACACTGCCTCCCTGGCCGGACAGACTCTGGGCCCCCCGCCTACCTGGGTGAATATGAAAATGTGCTGGATGCCCTATTCCGTCTTCACGGTGGCCCTGGTTCCCACATGGTTCCTGAACTCCGGGCAGCACTGGACCTTGCAGCTATCGACTTGGCAGGGCCACGGCCAGTGCCCTGGGCCTCCATGCTGCCTGTCGTGGAAGCAGTGGCTGAGGCCTGGCCTCGCCTGGTTCCCACACTGGAGGCTGCAGCCCCAGCCTCACCCACCGCTGGGGCACTGGCCCTGGCCCTGCGCCAGTTCACCTTTGTAGCCTTCACCCACTTGCTACTGGATGCTCTGCCCTCCGTGCATAAGCTCGCCCTTGTCTTGCAGCCAGAGGAGCCAGACTTGGCCTTACTTCAGCCCCTGGTGATGGCGGCCGCAGCCTCCCTCCAAGCACAGCACAGCTCTGGTGGGGCCCACCTCCAGGGCTTCTTGCAGGAACTGGCGTCCTCAGGCTCTGACGGTGGCAACGGGCACTGTACCTACCGTGGCGTGGAACTGGCCGGCTACTCAGAGGCTGCCATCCGGAGCTTTGAGCGGCTGCAGGGCGCTTTCCTGGACTCCATGCGGAGGGGGCTGCAGGACTCCTACCCCGGGCCCTCGCTGGACGCCGTGGCCGCCTTCGCTGTGATCTTCGACCCGCGCCGCTACCCGCAGGCGCGCGAGGAGCTGGGTGCACATGGAGAGGGGGAGCTGCGCGTCCTGCTGCGCGCCTTCGCGCCCGCGGTGGTGCGCCAGCGGGCTCTGGGCGACTTCCCGCTCTTCAAGCGCGTGGTTTGCAGCCTAGGGCGGCTCGGCCCGCGGGCCTTGTGCGCCAGACTAGTGTGCGCGTACTCGGAGCTGCACGAGCTCTTCCCCGACTTCGCCGCCCTCGCCGCCCTGGCCTTGACACTGCCCGCGGGTGCGGGCCTCCTGGACAAGATCGGCCGCAGCCGGGAGCTGCGCTGGTGGGgacaggctgggggaggggaaggccGCGGCTGCCACGTGGTGAAGATCGCGGTGGATGGGCCCCCGCTGCACGAGTTTGACTTTGGGCTGGCCGTGGAGTTCTTAGagagtgggtggggggagggaatcCTGGGGGTGCAGCTCCCTTGA
- the C18H17orf113 gene encoding transmembrane protein C17orf113 homolog isoform X2: MVPVSLAGCPCCLPPNSPGQGRCLCMYVGRDGARGQEHLDGGGGYPAQRAGMVPPGKKPAGEASNSNKKCKRYFNEHWKEEFTWLDFDYERKLMFCLECRQALVRNKHGKAENAFTVGTDNFQRHALLRHVTSGAHRQALTVNQGQPTFEGLAEGGGAYPGLATTPTSRGVKVEVDPAKVAVLTTVYCMAKEDVPDDRCSALLELQRFNLCQALLGMEHGDSYSPRRVAIASVLNTEDCQRLKASPYVGLVLDETRDWPESHSLALFATLVSPCDGQPATTFLGSVELQEGEATAGQLLDILQDFGVSAPKLAWLSSSLPRDRLGGVGLQLQATCPLLTELHCLPGRTDSGPPAYLGEYENVLDALFRLHGGPGSHMVPELRAALDLAAIDLAGPRPVPWASMLPVVEAVAEAWPRLVPTLEAAAPASPTAGALALALRQFTFVAFTHLLLDALPSVHKLALVLQPEEPDLALLQPLVMAAAASLQAQHSSGGAHLQGFLQELASSGSDGGNGHCTYRGVELAGYSEAAIRSFERLQGAFLDSMRRGLQDSYPGPSLDAVAAFAVIFDPRRYPQAREELGAHGEGELRVLLRAFAPAVVRQRALGDFPLFKRVVCSLGRLGPRALCARLVCAYSELHELFPDFAALAALALTLPAGAGLLDKIGRSRELRWWGQAGGGEGRGCHVVKIAVDGPPLHEFDFGLAVEFLESGWGEGILGVQLP; this comes from the exons ATGGTCCCTGTTAGCCTGGCAGGCTGCCCCTGCTGCCTACCTCCCAACTCCCCTGGCCAAGGGAGGTGCCTCTGTATGTATGTGGGGAGGGATGGGGCTAGGGGGCAAGAGCATttagatgggggtggggggtacccTGCCCAGCGAGCAGGAATGGTGCCCCCGGGGAAGAAACCAGCCGGAGAGGCCTCCAACTCCAACAAGAAGTGCAAGCGTTATTTCAACGAGCACTGGAAAGAGGAGTTTACCTGGCTAGACTTTGACTATGAGCGGAAGCTGATGTTTTGCCTCGAGTGCCGCCAGGCCCTGGTGAGGAACAAGCATGGCAAAGCTGAGAACGCCTTCACCGTGGGCACCGACAACTTCCAGCGCCACGCCCTGCTGCGCCACGTTACCTCGGGAGCCCACCGCCAGGCTCTGACTGTCAACCAGGGCCAGCCCACTTTCGAGGGCCTGGCTGAGGGTGGAGGGGCCTACCCAggcctggccaccacccccacTTCTAGAGGCGTCAAGGTGGAGGTGGACCCAGCCAAAGTGGCCGTGCTGACCACCGTATACTGCATGGCCAAGGAGGACGTGCCCGATGACCGCTGCTCTGCCCTGCTCGAGCTGCAGAGGTTCaacttgtgccaggcactgctgggCATGGAGCATGGTGATTCCTACAGCCCCAGGCGG GTGGCCATTGCCAGTGTCTTGAACACAGAGGACTGCCAGCGCCTGAAAGCATCCCCATATGTGGGGCTGGTGCTAGACGAGACCAGAGACTGGCCTGAGTCCCATAGTCTGGCCCTGTTTGCCACTTTAGTGTCCCCCTGTGATGGCCAGCCTGCCACCACCTTTCTGGGCAGCGTGGAGCTGCAGGAGGGTGAGGCCACCGCTGGCCAACTACTGGACATCCTGCAGGACTTTGGTGTGTCTGCACCCAAGCTGGCCTGGCTCAGCTCCAGCCTGCCCAGGGACCGCCTGGGGGGTGTGGGCCTGCAGCTCCAGGCCACCTGCCCACTGCTCACCGAGCTACACTGCCTCCCTGGCCGGACAGACTCTGGGCCCCCCGCCTACCTGGGTGAATATGAAAATGTGCTGGATGCCCTATTCCGTCTTCACGGTGGCCCTGGTTCCCACATGGTTCCTGAACTCCGGGCAGCACTGGACCTTGCAGCTATCGACTTGGCAGGGCCACGGCCAGTGCCCTGGGCCTCCATGCTGCCTGTCGTGGAAGCAGTGGCTGAGGCCTGGCCTCGCCTGGTTCCCACACTGGAGGCTGCAGCCCCAGCCTCACCCACCGCTGGGGCACTGGCCCTGGCCCTGCGCCAGTTCACCTTTGTAGCCTTCACCCACTTGCTACTGGATGCTCTGCCCTCCGTGCATAAGCTCGCCCTTGTCTTGCAGCCAGAGGAGCCAGACTTGGCCTTACTTCAGCCCCTGGTGATGGCGGCCGCAGCCTCCCTCCAAGCACAGCACAGCTCTGGTGGGGCCCACCTCCAGGGCTTCTTGCAGGAACTGGCGTCCTCAGGCTCTGACGGTGGCAACGGGCACTGTACCTACCGTGGCGTGGAACTGGCCGGCTACTCAGAGGCTGCCATCCGGAGCTTTGAGCGGCTGCAGGGCGCTTTCCTGGACTCCATGCGGAGGGGGCTGCAGGACTCCTACCCCGGGCCCTCGCTGGACGCCGTGGCCGCCTTCGCTGTGATCTTCGACCCGCGCCGCTACCCGCAGGCGCGCGAGGAGCTGGGTGCACATGGAGAGGGGGAGCTGCGCGTCCTGCTGCGCGCCTTCGCGCCCGCGGTGGTGCGCCAGCGGGCTCTGGGCGACTTCCCGCTCTTCAAGCGCGTGGTTTGCAGCCTAGGGCGGCTCGGCCCGCGGGCCTTGTGCGCCAGACTAGTGTGCGCGTACTCGGAGCTGCACGAGCTCTTCCCCGACTTCGCCGCCCTCGCCGCCCTGGCCTTGACACTGCCCGCGGGTGCGGGCCTCCTGGACAAGATCGGCCGCAGCCGGGAGCTGCGCTGGTGGGgacaggctgggggaggggaaggccGCGGCTGCCACGTGGTGAAGATCGCGGTGGATGGGCCCCCGCTGCACGAGTTTGACTTTGGGCTGGCCGTGGAGTTCTTAGagagtgggtggggggagggaatcCTGGGGGTGCAGCTCCCTTGA